One window from the genome of Musa acuminata AAA Group cultivar baxijiao chromosome BXJ1-4, Cavendish_Baxijiao_AAA, whole genome shotgun sequence encodes:
- the LOC103982974 gene encoding uncharacterized protein LOC103982974, which produces MRLSSCNCHYPLICCCKSSSRYYPPCPPKSQWGDAENVSSSPAPASTILAKKPSEEKVVVEQTSPEGGKDEISLKSSLKKPRSSDLEPFGKGNVKWLDLLGKELVEIKEFEAIESEESEDYADDSTACICVIQ; this is translated from the exons ATGAGGCTTTCATCCTGCAATTGCCACTATCCCCTAATCTGCTGCTGCAAGTCATCCTCCCGCTATTACCCGCCTTGCCCTCCGAAGTCGCAATGGGGAGATGCCGAAAACGTTTCCTCGAGCCCTGCTCCAGCTTCGACCATTTTGGCGAAGAAGCCTTCTGAAGAAAAGGTTGTGGTTGAGCAGACCAGTCCCGAGGGCGGGAAAGATGAGATCTCGCTGAAGAGCAGCCTAAAGAAGCCAAGATCATCGGATTTAGAACCGTTCGGAAAGGGAAATGTCAAATGGCTGGACTTACTGGGGAAGGAGCTTGTTGAGATCAAGGAATTTGAAGCAAT TGAGTCTGAAGAATCAGAGGATTATGCTGATGACAGCACAGCTTGCATTTGTGTTATTCAATGA